The Maylandia zebra isolate NMK-2024a linkage group LG4, Mzebra_GT3a, whole genome shotgun sequence genome includes a window with the following:
- the LOC112436010 gene encoding uncharacterized protein LOC112436010 isoform X4 yields the protein MPRKNKRSQAQKKRWKPLDLVDPAVPMLTGHNQDEAVSSFPSDQQIAPAKLSLETQDRPTSLCSPGIKTAPARLSLVTENRPTSLCPPGSKISDTRPPAKRVWATDDFHTASNSPPKKPFHDTNEDLLTEELQSNTVQPFWSVSATHCQSDERYTEFSRNHQCTCNALTFLAYLNEEYQFNIAMLDKVLEQGDALYCWTKTNLLQEKRYTQDHLTMEDLPKELHTDTNVYSVKMDDISCGFLEAAENSPQRTEWWLPLAIRLECLSTDVNFALLMVSPECIAVFRDKSGRYGLFDSHSRSAAGLRQPNGTAVMLTFTHVNDLITHLHNLFQNQGKHARYEFVPVSFKTVSTHTEPPGQSTQATPGATDTSSTQNDEPQITNPTAQMPEPESAKTHMTMLDNTLNSPDDKMAKTPRTARNVSKLNKRQRKKAIRQAQREYVKAKDKSSTEEVAKKTNKRRHERERYASCREFRMKKLQAMKTQYAENYHYRKQRLLSAKKYYANPHIQEKVKACQVKRYQSDRHFQQKMRDYIIRRYTTDPDFQIRQKKYVVQKYNTDTSFKTRQKQYLVQRYNTDTDFQTRQKQYIRTKYASDPNYRHKQKKSIYARYHNDSQFRLHHIQRCAQYQRHKMATTASFAIYKKLCAQRIKKKYRRLVTQFQQGPQSEAQPQLVVNSVMQAATLAFREAIQLGPTHVCTVCHRTLFPNQVKHCKRSKYVTNSNIVATCLTGKFVHVCDRECSANCTFPKQRMEEWICYNCDNHLQRGKMPSVAVANNLALATIPIELSRLNVLERQLTAKILPFAKIIALPKGQQRAVHGAVVCVPSDVETTVNCLPRPNSEAQLLQVQLKRHIRFKGYQHFYTVNMKNVLAGLSKLKEMHSEYKDVSIDDEATFADPTSNQIIETEHDTADADIQDALPRNFDQQIVPERRTTEDTTAGLLEPCHDVNQLMEPEQSNEQPLQDMEKEKEELRPGLVLDTCMQPPDIAQDILSYGEGIFSIAPAQGNRPVGFFSVPKLEAMAFPVQFPTGQNTLDEARQVKLYPSMYFNTRLFSADTRFATDQSYLFFAQFVTETHMATNSMSIQLRKGKAITKDGRKISNRMLQNKDEVEKLINNKDATRFMKPLRGTPAYWEKALKDLHAMVRQLGKPTFFLTFSAAEMRWPEVVEVIKTQQGEQVDFSQLDWNTKCEILRSNPVTVMRLFEKRVDALMTTLILSPAQPIGEVEDYFYRVEFQARGSPHIHLLVWVKDAPEFGSDLEDHVYKFIDKYITCKMPDQNADPELHKIVSEVQVHSRNHSRSCKKGNVSCRFGFPKLPVDQTMITFPSPDDDDDHNDKQHSTSKEKGTNEKQKNRRMALAKKMKEAKEKLQPLRDLLCDPNSSFEDLSELLHKCKLTYEQYLDCVFNLTNSHVILLKREPNDCWVNAYNADLLRAWNANMDIQYVIDDYSCLMYMMSYVSKPEFEMTQFLNGVIQEVKKSSVNERDEMKQIMQAYAKHREVSAQESVARTCSLPLKKCSRSVVFIQTDDDALKMSLPMSRLQSMAPDDENVWMSGLPEKYANRPRTPDFERMCLGEFASEYRILYGRQTESKNAIRLLNNMGYIQKRTKGKPAIIRYPRFSEKKQPEKFYSRLLKLYYPHRSNDDLKNTEYPTSEQFYKSGRKHGYAVRPIVTFNKKRYEGHGKTMERALEQIEQQGPLINAWNTFAPEVEVDRLECVAQRQSRHDTGENEMDIVPDYQVSGSSSGTMPAIIAPKLSPDFVRKMYQSLNETQASIFYAVREWCFKLVWGHCPEQFFYFVSGGAGCGKSHVIKCIYEEATKILHQLPRFRDQADMSYPAVLLTAFTGTAAFNISGKTLHSLLKLPRSLKPPYQGLGNALDEVRASLSNAEILIIDEISMVSKDLFAYIHWRLQQIKGNKKPFGGMSILAVGDFYQLPPLGKAKPLCVYEDNVLDLWKDYFHMVNLTEIMRQKDDHSFAEVLNRIRVKQKTDSLEADDKALLTQAIHDIKDCPSNVLHIYATNKEVDKHNSATVTALHSDIINIQAEDYRKDPRTGDMVLLAEMMKGNKGDLPDNIQAAPGVRVMIIRNLDVEDGLVNGTFGTITNIVTATQDGPKTVNLIGLTLDNENSGQKFRRKIQGSSDNLVYIEKCEECTSKKGVVRRQFPMKLAFACTAHKVQGMTMESAVVCLKRVFEPGMAYVALSRTTSLKGLYITDFDEKKIYADPAITDALKNMRHASFENARPLLQFLKSVDPTVPTLTIIHHNAQGLPTHMEDMRCHHELSLADVLCITETHLSGSSVSPRFQLEQYNMATRNRHVSYTNHTDMAKVESPVTALIATVYRPPNYSHVRFLPQMQCLLDSLEMMNHQPIIVCGDFNEDLMSRGKKPIQELLQSRGYAQLITAATTEKHTLIDHIYISQPYACLQSGVLNTYHSYHNPIYCVIH from the exons ATGccgagaaaaaataaaagatccCAGGCACAAAAGAAGCGCTGGAAACCACTTGACCTGGTCGATCCTGCTGTCCCAATGCTCACTGGCCACAACCAAGATGAGGCAGTCAGTAGTTTTCCATCTGACCAG CAGATAGCACCAGCAAAGTTATCCTTGGAAACACAGGATAGACCCACCTCCTTATGTTCCCCAGGTATCAAG ACAGCACCAGCCAGGTTGTCCTTGGTAACGGAGAATAGACCCACCTCCTTATGTCCTCCAGGCAGCaag ATTTCAGACACTCGTCCACCAGCAAAACGAGTCTGGGCAACTGATGATTTCCACACGGCATCAAATTCTCCACCTAAAAAG CCTTTCCATGACACAAATGAAGACCTACTGACGGAGGAGCTACAGAGCAACACAGTTCAGCCGTTTTGGAGTGTCAGTGCAACTCATTGTCAGAGTGATGAGAGGTACACAGAATTCTCTCGAAATCATCAGTGCACATGTAATGCCCTCACATTCCTGGCCTACCTTAATGAGGAATACCAGTTCAACATAGCCATGCTTGATAAGGTCCTTGAACAGGGAGATGCACTCTACTGTTGGACTAAAACAAATCTTCTGCAGGAGAAGCGTTATACACAGGATCATCTGACCATGGAGGACCTGCCCAAAGAACTTCATACTGACACAAATGTCTACAGTGTGAAAATGGATGACATAAGTTGTGGATTTCTGGAAGCAGCAGAGAACAGTCCTCAAAGAACAGAGTGGTGGTTGCCTCTTGCTATTCGCCTTGAATGTCTGTCAACAGATGTGAACTTTGCTTTGCTCATGGTCTCACCTGAGTGCATTGCGGTTTTCCGTGACAAATCTGGGAGGTATGGATTATTTGATTCACATTCAAGAAGTGCAGCGGGTTTACGTCAGCCAAATGGAACAGCAGTCATGCTCACTTTCACTCATGTGAATGACCTGATCACCCACCTGCATAACCTTTTTCAAAATCAAGGCAAGCATGCACGATATGAGTTTGTGCCTGTTTCTTTCAAAACAGTCAGCACTCACACGGAACCCCCTGGACAGTCAACTCAGGCAACACCAGGAGCTACAGATACATCATCAACACAAAATGATGAACCACAAATCACGAATCCCACTGCGCAAATGCCTGAACCAGAATCAGCCAAAACCCACATGACGATGTTAGACAATACTTTAAACTCACCAGATGACAAAATGGCTAAAACCCCCCGAACAGCAAGAAATGTGAGCAAATTAAATAAACGACAACGTAAGAAAGCTATTCGTCAAGCTCAGAGGGAGTATGTAAAAGCTAAAGACAAATCTTCAACTGAAGAAGTGGcaaagaagacaaacaaaagaagacACGAAAGAGAACGATATGCCTCCTGTCGTGAATTTCGAATGAAAAAATTACAGGCTATGAAAACTCAATATGCTGAAAACTATCATTACCGTAAACAAAGACTGTTATCAGCCAAAAAATATTACGCAAATCCTCATATtcaagaaaaagtaaaagccTGCCAGGTGAAGAGATACCAAAGTGATCGTCATTTTCAACAAAAAATGAGAGACTACATTATCAGAAGATATACTACGGATCCCGACTTTCAAATCAGACAGAAAAAATATGTGGTTCAGAAGTACAACACGGATACCAGCTTTAAAACCAGACAGAAGCAATATCTGGTCCAAAGGTACAACACGGATACTGACTTTCAAACCAGACAGAAGCAATACATAAGAACAAAATATGCATCTGATCCAAACTACaggcacaaacagaaaaaatcaaTTTATGCCAGGTATCACAATGACTCACAATTCAGACTGCACCATATACAGCGCTGTGCCCAGTACCAGAGACACAAAATGGCTACCACTGCATCTTTTGCCATTTATAAAAAGTTGTGTGCACAGAGAATAAAGAAGAAATACAGACGACTAGTAACACAGTTCCAGCAGGGTCCACAGTCTGAAGCACAGCCCCAGCTTGTAGTGAACAGTGTGATGCAAGCAGCCACATTAGCTTTCCGTGAAGCCATTCAGTTAGGACCCACCCATGTCTGTACAGTGTGCCACAGAACTCTGTTTCCTAATCAAGTTAAACATTGCAAAAGATCAAAGTATGTTACTAATAGTAACATTGTTGCCACTTGCTTGACAGGAAAATTTGTCCATGTTTGTGACAGGGAATGCTCAGCTAATTGTACTTTCCCAAAACAAAGAATGGAAGAGTGGATTTGCTACAACTGTGACAACCACCTACAAAGAGGCAAGATGCCATCCGTCGCAGTAGCAAACAATTTAGCACTAGCAACCATTCCAATTGAACTGAGTCGATTAAATGTACTAGAACGACAACTGACTGCTAAAAttctcccgtttgcaaaaatcATTGCATTACCAAAAGGACAGCAAAGAGCCGTACATGGGGCTGTTGTTTGTGTACCATCGGATGTGGAAACCACAGTAAACTGTCTTCCCAGACCTAACAGTGAAGCCCAGCTCCTGCAGGTACAGCTGAAGAGACACATCAGATTCAAAGGTTACCAACACTTCTACACTGTAAACATGAAGAACGTGTTAGCAGGATTATCAAAGCTAAAAGAGATGCATTCAGAATACAAAGATGTATCTATTGATGATGAAGCTACTTTTGCTGATCCCACAAGTAATCAGATAATCGAGACGGAACATGACACTGCTGATGCAGATATTCAAGATGCACTGCCCAGAAACTTCGACCAGCAAATTGTACCAGAAAGAAGAACCACTGAGGATACAACAGCTGGACTGCTTGAGCCATGTCATGATGTAAACCAACTAATGGAGCCTGAACAGTCAAATGAACAGCCCTTACAAGATatggagaaagaaaaggaagaactTCGACCTGGTCTTGTTCTAGACACCTGTATGCAACCACCAGATATAGCACAGGACATTTTATCATATGGTGAAGGAATATTTAGCATTGCACCCGCGCAAGGAAATAGACCTGTTGGCTTCTTCTCTGTTCCTAAACTTGAAGCCATGGCCTTTCCTGTCCAGTTCCCAACTGGACAGAACACATTAGATGAAGCCAGACAAGTGAAACTTTACCCAAGCATGTATTTTAATACACGGCTGTTCTCTGCAGACACACGGTTTGCAACTGACCAAAGCTACCtattctttgcacagtttgtaacagaaacacacatggcTACAAACAGCATGTCCATCCAATTGCGCAAAGGAAAGGCAATCACCAAGGATGGGCGTAAAATTTCTAACAGAATGCTTCAAAATAAAGACGAAGTGGAGAAACTGATAAATAACAAAGACGCAACACGCTTCATGAAACCTCTGAGAGGTACTCCAGCCTATTGGGAGAAGGCACTGAAAGACCTACATGCTATGGTCAGACAGTTAGGAAAgccaactttttttctgacattttcagctgctgaaatgaGATGGCCTGAGGTTGTTGAGGTCATAAAAACTCAACAAGGTGAACAGGTGGATTTTTCACAACTTGACTGGAACACAAAGTGTGAAATTCTCCGAAGCAACCCTGTGACTGTGATGCGATTGTTTGAAAAAAGAGTCGATGCACTAATGACAACACTGATCCTGTCCCCAGCACAGCCTATCGGTGAAGTAGAAGAttacttttatcgagtggagtTTCAGGCCAGAGGTAGCCCTCATATCCATTTACTGGTTTGGGTCAAAGATGCACCTGAATTTGGAAGCGACCTTGAAGACCACGTGTACAAATTTATTGACAAGTACATAACATGTAAGATGCCTGACCAAAATGCCGATCCTGAACTTCACAAAATTGTGTCTGAGGTTCAAGTCCACAGCAGAAATCACTCCAGATCCTGTAAAAAAGGTAATGTGTCATGTAGGTTTGGCTTCCCCAAACTACCCGTAGATCAAACAATGATCACTTTCCCAAgcccagatgatgatgatgatcacaATGATAAGCAGCATAGCACAAGTAAGGAGAAAGGcacaaatgaaaagcaaaagaaCAGACGAATggctctcgcaaaaaaaatgaaagaggccAAAGAAAAACTCCAGCCATTGAGAGATTTGCTCTGCGACCCAAATTCCTCGTTTGAAGACTTGTCTGAGCTGCTTCACAAATGCAAATTAACTTATGAACAATACTTGGATTGTGTCTTCAATTTAACAAATAGTCATGTCATCCTCTTAAAGCGTGAACCTAATGACTGCTGGGTGAATGCATACAATGCAGATCTGCTGAGGGCCTGGAATGCCAACATGGACATCCAATATGTCATTGATGACTACAGCTGCCTGATGTACATGATGTCTTATGTCTCTAAACCTGAATTTGAGATGACACAATTTCTTAATGGAGTCATCCAGGAAGTAAAAAAGTCCAGTGTCAATGAAAGAGATGAAATGAAACAGATAATGCAGGCATATGCTAAACACAGAGAAGTCAGTGCCCAAGAATCCGTGGCAAGGACATGCAGCCTGCCACTAAAAAAGTGTTCACGCAGTGTGGTCTTCATACAGACTGATGATGATGCCCTGAAAATGAGTCTCCCGATGAGCAGGTTGCAGAGCATGGCACCAGATGATGAAAATGTGTGGATGTCCGGATTGCCAGAAAAATATGCAAACAGACCCAGAACACCTGACTTTGAAAGAATGTGTTTGGGTGAATTTGCTTCAGAGTACAGGATTCTCTACGGCCGTCAAACAGAGTCCAAAAATGCCATCCGTCTTTTGAATAACATGGGTTATATTCAAAAAAGAACTAAAGGGAAACCTGCAATAATCAGATATCCTCGGTTCTCAGAAAAGAAACAACCAGAAAAGTTTTATAGCAGACTGCTAAAACTTTATTATCCACATCGATCAAATGATGACCTTAAAAACACAGAATACCCCACATCCGAGCAGTTctacaaaagtggacgaaaacATGGTTATGCAGTACGGCCAATTGTTACCTTTAACAAAAAGCGATATGAAGGCCATGGCAAAACAATGGAAAGGGCACTGGAACAGATTGAACAACAAGGCCCACTTATCAATGCATGGAACACCTTTGCACCTGAGGTTGAAGTAGATCGTTTAGAGTGTGTGGCCCAACGACAATCCAGACATGACACTGGCGAAAATGAAATGGACATTGTTCCTGACTACCAAGTCAGTGGTAGCAGCAGTGGAACCATGCCAGCAATCATAGCACCAAAGCTGAGCCCAGACTTTGTCAGAAAAATGTACCAAAGTCTGAATGAAACCCAAGCATCCATATTCTACGCAGTGCGTGAGTGGTGTTTCAAACTTGTGTGGGGTCACTGTCCTGAGcagttcttttattttgtctctGGAGGAGCTGGCTGTGGAAAATCACATGTTATCAAGTGCATATATGAGGAGGCAACAAAGATTTTGCACCAACTCCCCAGATTCCGAGACCAAGCAGACATGTCCTACCCTGCAGTACTGCTGACTGCATTTACTGGcactgcagcttttaacatATCTGGGAAGACACTGCACTCTCTGCTAAAGCTGCCAAGATCTTTAAAACCGCCTTATCAGGGACTGGGGAATGCACTGGATGAAGTGAGAGCTTCACTTTCAAATGCAGAGATTCTGATCATTGATGAGATATCTATGGTTTCTAAAGACCTTTTTGCCTACATCCATTGGAGACTTCAGCAGATCAAAGGAAACAAGAAACCTTTTGGTGGGATGTCTATCCTTGCAGTAGGAGACTTTTACCAGCTGCCACCCCTTGGAAAAGCCAAACCACTCTGTGTGTATGAGGACAATGTCCTTGATCTCTGGAAAGACTATTTCCACATGGTCAACCTGACAGAAATCATGCGACAGAAAGATGATCATTCTTTTGCTGAAGTTCTGAACAGGATAAGAGTGAAGCAAAAAACAGATTCTCTTGAAGCCGATGACAAAGCCTTGCTCACACAGGCTATCCATGACATAAAAGACTGTCCATCTAATGTATTACACATTTATGCTACAAACAAAGAGGTCGACAAACACAATTCAGCAACTGTAACTGCTCTTCATTCTGATATCATAAATATTCAGGCAGAAGACTACAGAAAAGACCCACGAACGGGTGACATGGTCCTCCTGGCAGAAATGATGAAAGGCAACAAAGGAGATTTACCTGATAACATACAAGCTGCACCTGGAGTGCGTGTTATGATTATCAGAAATTTGGATGTTGAAGATGGGCTTGTTAATGGGACATTTGGAACAATCACGAACATTGTGACAGCCACACAGGATGGACCAAAAACTGTGAATCTCATTGGACTCACGCTGGACAATGAAAATTCTGGGCAAAAATTTCGCAGAAAAATACAAGGATCCTCAGACAATCTTGTGTATATTGAGAAATGTGAAGAATGCACAAGTAAAAAAGGAGTGGTTCGCAGGCAATTTCCAATGAAGTTGGCCTTTGCATGTACAGCTCACAAAGTACAAGGCATGACAATGGAATCAGCAGTAGTATGCTTGAAGCGTGTTTTTGAACCTGGAATGGCCTATGTTGCACTCAGCCGCACAACCTCACTTAAAGGACTGTACATCACAGACTTTGATGAAAAGAAAATCTATGCTGATCCTGCCATCACAGATGCACTCAAAAATATGAGACATGCATCATTTGAGAATGCAAGACCACTGTTGCAATTCTTAAAATCAGTAGATCCCACAGTCCCCACGTTGACAATTATCCATCATAATGCACAAGGTCTCCCAACTCACATGGAGGACATGAGATGCCACCATGAACTCAGCCTTGCTGATGTTTTATGTATAACAGAAACACACTTGTCTGGATCATCGGTTTCTCCCCGCTTCCAGCTGGAACAATACAACATGGCCACACGCAACAGACACGTCTCTTACACAAATCATACAGACATGGCAAAG GTTGAATCGCCAGTCACAGCTTTGATAGCAACTGTATACAGGCCACCAAATTACAGTCATGTGAGGTTTTTACCACAAATGCAATGTCTTTTGGACTCGTTGGAAATGATGAATCACCAACCAATTATTGTTTGTGGAGACTTCAATGAGGACCTTAtgagcagaggaaaaaaacccaTCCAAGAACTGTTGCAGTCAAGAGGATATGCACAACTGATTACTGCTGCAACTACCGAAAAACACACATTGATTGATCACATTTACATATCACAGCCATACGCCTGCCTCCAATCAGGTGTTCTGAATACATATCACAGTTATCATAACCCCATTTATTGTGTTATTCACTAA